Proteins encoded within one genomic window of Cucumis sativus cultivar 9930 chromosome 3, Cucumber_9930_V3, whole genome shotgun sequence:
- the LOC116402484 gene encoding FCS-Like Zinc finger 8-like, producing the protein MINNSPQRENSLPIKSCSLPITIGSSNAYVGSLTAREIELSEDYTCIISHGPNPKTTHIFGDCILECHTDENIGSSTIEEPGIESSPLGSCPEGFDHGVVDANLQICYSCKKVLKEEHDIYLCRDGKAFCSSQCSSEEIFGEHKLNKTSKDDSESSAGRATMRKISSSWTPICFMTVSYSFFSNPPTWRVW; encoded by the exons ATGATTAACAATAGCCCTCAAAGGGAAAATTCTTTGCCAATCAAATCCTGTTCCTTGCCTATAACTATTGGCTCAAGCAATGCTTATGTAGGCTCACTTACTGCTAGAGAAATAGAACTTTCCGAGGACTATACCTGCATAATTTCTCATGGTCCAAACCCAAAGACAACACACATTTTTGGTGACTGTATTTTGGAATGTCACACAGATGAAAACATTGGTTCCAGTACGATTGAAGAGCCTGGGATCGAATCATCTCCGTTGGGAAGTTGCCCTGAAGGGTTTGATCACGGAGTTGTGGATGCAAATTTGCAAATCTGTTACTCATGCaagaaagttttgaaagaagagcatgatatttatttatgcag GGATGGAAAAGCTTTTTGTAGTTCACAGTGCAGCTCTGAGGAGATTTTTGGAGAACATAAATTGAACAAAACTTCCAAAGATGATAGTGAAAGCTCTGCAGGTCGAGCTACCATGAGGAAGATCTCTTCATCATGGACTCCCATTTGCTTTATGACAGTGAGTTATAGTTTCTTTTCAAACCCTCCCACTTGGCGTGTTTGGTGA